The Cellulophaga sp. L1A9 genome window below encodes:
- a CDS encoding glycosyltransferase, whose translation MKLAIVTAYPPSKVTLTEYGYHLVKHFRLQDQVTELILICDKTEGKKDLAFTENGCKITVKECWSFNSYGNIFSVNKALNQTKPDAVLFNLQFLKFGDKKIPAALGLLLPAICKFKGIPTISLLHNILEQVDLESAGFTENKLLQKIYNFIGTTLTRFVLASDVVAVTISKYVTILEGKYHAKNIALVPHGAFETPPTPSYNLPEGPKQVMAFGKFGTYKKVEVLIEAVELIRKRTQEDIEIVIAGTDSPNTPGYLEAMKTKYSTVPQVRFTGYVAEEDVEKIFRDSAVVVFPYTSTTGSSGVLHQAGSYGNAVALPDLGDLSILVKEEGYRGEFFDADNPNSLADAIQNIITNDTYRRSLGHTNYTAACSLPMSRIAEMYLTHFNTIIEKKSPLPKLQEEQA comes from the coding sequence ATGAAACTAGCTATCGTCACAGCTTATCCACCAAGTAAAGTAACCTTAACAGAATATGGTTATCACTTAGTAAAACATTTCAGATTACAAGATCAGGTCACCGAGCTTATTCTTATTTGTGACAAGACCGAAGGAAAAAAAGATTTGGCCTTTACTGAAAACGGATGTAAAATAACAGTAAAAGAATGTTGGAGTTTTAATAGTTACGGAAATATTTTTAGCGTCAATAAAGCACTCAACCAAACTAAACCAGATGCTGTATTATTTAATCTTCAATTTTTAAAATTCGGAGATAAAAAAATCCCTGCAGCTTTAGGACTTCTTTTACCTGCTATATGCAAGTTTAAAGGCATTCCTACCATTTCTTTATTACACAATATTTTAGAACAAGTAGATTTAGAAAGTGCAGGATTTACAGAGAATAAACTATTACAAAAAATATATAATTTTATTGGAACTACCTTAACGAGGTTTGTTTTAGCTTCTGATGTCGTTGCTGTAACGATAAGCAAATATGTTACTATTTTAGAAGGGAAATACCATGCTAAAAATATAGCTTTAGTTCCGCATGGAGCTTTTGAGACCCCTCCTACTCCTTCGTATAATTTGCCAGAAGGACCTAAACAAGTAATGGCTTTTGGAAAATTTGGTACCTACAAGAAGGTAGAGGTCTTAATAGAAGCTGTTGAGCTTATAAGAAAAAGAACTCAAGAAGATATTGAAATAGTTATCGCCGGTACCGATAGTCCCAATACACCCGGGTATTTAGAGGCTATGAAAACAAAATACAGTACAGTACCTCAAGTACGATTTACAGGGTATGTTGCTGAAGAAGATGTAGAAAAAATATTTAGAGATAGTGCCGTTGTTGTATTTCCATACACGTCTACTACAGGGAGTTCAGGTGTATTACACCAAGCAGGAAGTTATGGGAATGCGGTTGCCCTGCCTGATTTGGGAGATTTAAGTATTCTTGTTAAAGAAGAAGGCTACAGAGGAGAATTTTTTGATGCGGACAATCCTAATTCATTAGCCGATGCCATACAAAATATAATTACGAATGACACCTACAGAAGAAGTTTAGGACATACCAACTATACCGCTGCATGTTCTTTACCTATGTCTCGAATAGCCGAAATGTACTTAACGCATTTTAATACTATTATAGAAAAGAAATCGCCATTACCTAAATTACAAGAGGAACAGGCTTAA
- a CDS encoding sugar isomerase, with the protein MSTIKILFKKITPEQLFMGSVLLVNGGNYIYNLLLGRLLGPEAFAEAALLITLLLVLSFVGMTFQLATAKFAVLFSGDQWLSFKNRSYKHATLFGTIAGILIILFSKNLQELFHTKSHWMFILFGIGVPLYFFMSVNRGNYQGNQDFKNLSITYQTEMWSRLLITLALLLFVPLESSFLVALGIGISFIFGLIPSELKGLSFTSKAKLLPENAKRVTKFMILTACYEFTQIIINNSDILLVKHYFDALDAGLYASLALIGRVVYFVAWMFVMLLLPTVVQKQKDGEPTAPILFKYVGYIGLLSAVIVTACYIMPEFIITIMFGDAYISMAGLLWQYALATSLFAIGNIFAYYFLSLDHYVPVILSGLLGMSQIALVVFYHDTLEIVVQVQIMAMAILLAVQIIYFLLKKSKL; encoded by the coding sequence ATGTCTACCATTAAAATTTTATTTAAAAAAATTACGCCAGAGCAGTTGTTCATGGGTAGTGTTTTATTGGTAAATGGTGGCAATTACATATACAATTTGTTACTAGGGCGTTTATTAGGACCTGAAGCATTTGCTGAAGCTGCCTTATTAATTACCTTATTATTAGTATTATCATTTGTAGGAATGACTTTTCAACTGGCTACCGCCAAATTTGCTGTATTATTTTCAGGAGATCAATGGTTGAGTTTTAAAAACAGAAGCTATAAACACGCTACTCTTTTTGGAACTATTGCAGGAATACTCATCATCCTATTTTCTAAAAATTTACAAGAACTCTTTCATACCAAAAGCCATTGGATGTTTATACTATTTGGTATTGGTGTGCCTTTATACTTTTTCATGAGTGTAAACCGAGGAAATTACCAAGGGAATCAAGATTTTAAAAACTTATCGATAACCTACCAAACTGAAATGTGGAGTAGATTGCTAATTACTTTAGCGCTCTTACTATTTGTTCCTTTAGAATCCTCTTTTTTAGTTGCTTTAGGTATAGGTATTTCCTTTATATTCGGACTTATTCCTTCAGAGTTAAAAGGTTTATCCTTTACATCCAAAGCAAAATTATTACCAGAGAACGCAAAGCGAGTAACTAAGTTTATGATCCTTACCGCCTGCTATGAATTTACTCAAATTATCATTAACAATAGCGATATTCTTCTTGTTAAACATTATTTTGATGCTTTAGATGCAGGCCTTTATGCCTCACTAGCATTGATAGGAAGAGTTGTTTATTTTGTCGCTTGGATGTTTGTCATGTTATTATTACCAACTGTGGTACAGAAGCAAAAAGATGGAGAACCAACTGCTCCCATATTATTTAAATATGTGGGGTACATAGGACTTTTATCTGCGGTTATTGTAACAGCCTGCTATATCATGCCCGAGTTTATCATTACCATCATGTTTGGTGATGCCTATATTTCTATGGCTGGTTTATTATGGCAATACGCTTTAGCTACATCATTATTCGCTATTGGAAACATATTTGCCTATTATTTCTTGTCATTAGACCATTATGTACCCGTAATACTATCAGGGCTGTTAGGCATGTCTCAAATTGCATTAGTAGTGTTTTATCATGACACTTTAGAAATAGTAGTACAAGTACAAATTATGGCAATGGCTATTTTACTAGCGGTACAAATCATTTATTTCCTACTAAAAAAATCAAAATTATAA
- a CDS encoding lipopolysaccharide assembly protein LapB, translating to MQKFILIIALLFCQLLLSQADDMTKGFKLLEKGDFELAESFFKAYLVEYPDNKTAKLCYGRAVGLSGEPEKANSMFKSLLVDYPGDFEIQINYNESFLWDKKFIEAEPLYKELVLENPENFGAVLGYANTLSNLKKYSKALEMVNRAIALQPENESAKVSRKYMKLGYANSYVNNQEYQKGINYLNEIFEDFPEDKDALLNLANVYLIIKDTEKAKDTYIRLATSPKDSITALNGIALAEHIGENDKEALRVAIQAKEKVNTIDDTKLKEQTYDRYVQALIWNNKYGKAKEEITVLEELYPEKNWFAALKATRGMYTADFKTSLANYDAILARDSASFDGNLGKANALFASDKIIPAYEAAFQTLKIFDKQKDAQGFIEKLNIQFTPSVEEHIAYTFDNGNNVAYSSNTSFNVPITTRLLTTLSYQYRNTENSVTLNKAQSHVLLGGISYKLMPKTNLKAIIGINNSSFTDVSYTQPVFDIKLQTQPFRLQSLDLGYQREVQSFNAELIEREIVMNHFGLNYNLGTNFKLGWYTQLMHTRQTDDNIRNLLFTSLYYNVFKKPAFKVGLNFQYITFKDQLPTIYFSPETYQAFELFGDLRGKFSDKTTYMLSAASGLQKVEEDDQTVIFRAEVGVKHQFNKRWNAEIYGKYSNIASATAAGFEFTEIGLKVKWLFLKEPFYFKKLKKNNE from the coding sequence ATGCAAAAGTTTATCCTTATTATAGCACTACTTTTCTGTCAATTACTATTGTCTCAAGCAGATGATATGACCAAAGGTTTCAAATTACTTGAAAAAGGCGATTTTGAATTGGCAGAGTCTTTTTTTAAAGCATATCTAGTAGAATACCCCGACAATAAAACGGCAAAACTTTGCTACGGTAGGGCGGTAGGACTTAGCGGAGAGCCAGAAAAAGCAAACTCCATGTTTAAGTCCTTATTAGTAGACTATCCAGGAGATTTTGAAATTCAGATCAATTATAATGAATCTTTTCTTTGGGATAAAAAGTTTATTGAAGCGGAGCCTTTATATAAGGAGTTAGTTTTAGAAAACCCAGAAAATTTTGGGGCTGTATTAGGGTATGCCAATACCTTATCCAACTTAAAAAAGTATAGCAAAGCTTTAGAAATGGTGAATAGAGCTATCGCCCTACAGCCAGAAAATGAAAGTGCCAAGGTTTCAAGGAAATATATGAAATTAGGGTATGCGAATAGTTATGTGAATAACCAAGAATACCAGAAAGGAATAAACTACTTAAATGAAATATTTGAAGATTTTCCAGAAGATAAAGATGCTTTATTAAATCTAGCCAATGTTTATCTTATTATAAAAGATACAGAAAAGGCTAAGGATACCTATATCCGTTTGGCAACAAGTCCTAAAGATTCTATTACAGCATTAAATGGGATTGCGCTTGCAGAACATATTGGTGAGAATGATAAAGAAGCTTTACGTGTTGCCATACAGGCAAAAGAAAAAGTAAATACTATTGATGATACAAAATTAAAGGAGCAAACTTATGATCGGTATGTGCAAGCCCTTATTTGGAATAATAAATACGGAAAAGCAAAAGAAGAAATTACGGTATTAGAAGAATTGTATCCAGAAAAAAACTGGTTTGCAGCTCTAAAAGCTACTCGTGGTATGTATACGGCAGATTTTAAAACAAGCCTCGCTAACTATGATGCTATTTTAGCAAGAGATAGTGCTTCGTTTGACGGTAATTTAGGAAAGGCAAATGCCCTTTTTGCATCGGATAAAATAATACCCGCTTATGAAGCTGCATTTCAAACCTTGAAAATCTTTGACAAACAAAAAGATGCCCAAGGTTTTATAGAGAAGCTTAACATCCAATTTACGCCCAGTGTGGAAGAGCATATAGCATATACTTTTGATAATGGAAATAACGTAGCCTATTCAAGCAATACCAGTTTTAATGTCCCTATTACAACCAGATTATTAACCACACTAAGCTATCAATACAGAAATACCGAAAATTCTGTTACCCTAAATAAAGCACAATCGCATGTATTACTTGGGGGGATAAGTTATAAGCTTATGCCTAAAACAAATTTGAAGGCTATTATTGGAATAAATAATTCAAGTTTTACAGATGTATCTTATACACAGCCTGTTTTTGATATTAAACTTCAAACACAACCATTTAGGCTTCAAAGTTTAGATTTGGGATACCAAAGAGAAGTGCAAAGTTTTAATGCGGAATTAATTGAACGAGAAATTGTAATGAATCATTTTGGGTTGAATTATAATTTAGGGACCAATTTTAAACTAGGTTGGTATACCCAATTAATGCATACGAGACAAACGGATGATAACATACGGAATTTACTTTTTACGTCGCTTTATTATAATGTTTTTAAAAAGCCTGCATTTAAAGTGGGATTAAATTTTCAGTACATTACTTTTAAAGACCAATTACCTACCATTTATTTTAGTCCAGAGACGTACCAAGCATTTGAATTGTTTGGTGATTTAAGAGGTAAATTCTCGGATAAGACCACGTATATGCTAAGTGCCGCTTCAGGATTACAAAAAGTTGAAGAAGACGATCAGACTGTGATTTTTAGAGCCGAAGTAGGGGTAAAGCATCAATTTAATAAAAGATGGAATGCAGAGATATACGGTAAGTATAGTAATATAGCTTCAGCTACTGCCGCTGGTTTTGAATTTACAGAAATAGGTTTGAAAGTAAAATGGTTGTTTCTTAAAGAGCCTTTTTACTTTAAGAAGCTGAAGAAAAATAATGAATAA
- a CDS encoding LytTR family DNA-binding domain-containing protein, giving the protein MNCIIVDDEGAARMIVEQLCTKIPDLDVIESFSNAMDAMKFLNQQTVDVVFLDIHMPGFTGIDFVQTLKNPPRIVLTTSDTNFAIEAYEYEAIVDYLVKPITQDRFEKSIVKVKTALEKSKTPAAVTTKTASNAEDDIYINIDRRLIKLKLNEILVVEAKGDYIEVKTITKNYRVHNTLKSIKDKLPENMFLQIHRSYIINFTKIIDIEDNSVLIEKSVIPISRSNRPELMRRLNLL; this is encoded by the coding sequence ATGAACTGTATTATAGTAGACGATGAAGGTGCAGCACGAATGATTGTGGAGCAATTATGTACCAAAATTCCAGATTTAGATGTTATTGAATCTTTTTCTAATGCCATGGATGCTATGAAATTCTTAAATCAACAAACTGTTGATGTGGTCTTTTTAGACATTCATATGCCAGGTTTTACAGGTATAGATTTTGTTCAAACACTAAAAAACCCTCCTAGAATAGTATTGACAACTTCAGATACAAATTTTGCTATTGAGGCCTATGAATACGAAGCTATTGTAGATTATTTGGTAAAACCTATTACTCAAGATCGTTTTGAAAAATCTATTGTAAAAGTAAAAACAGCTTTAGAAAAAAGTAAAACCCCTGCAGCAGTAACGACAAAAACAGCTTCTAATGCAGAAGATGATATTTACATTAATATTGATAGAAGGCTAATTAAACTAAAGTTGAATGAAATACTAGTTGTAGAAGCAAAAGGCGATTATATTGAAGTAAAAACGATCACTAAAAACTATCGTGTTCATAATACCCTTAAGAGTATTAAGGATAAATTACCTGAAAATATGTTTTTACAAATTCACCGCTCTTATATTATTAATTTTACTAAAATTATTGATATTGAAGACAATAGCGTTTTAATTGAAAAGAGTGTAATCCCTATAAGTAGGTCTAACCGGCCAGAGTTAATGCGAAGGCTTAATTTACTGTAG